In a genomic window of Streptomyces sp. NBC_01142:
- a CDS encoding long-chain fatty acid--CoA ligase gives MAAAPQVGGLADAVFDHAEDDPQRVALGRKDAAGQWQEVTSGEFRDEVLALAKGLLAHGVRFGDRVALMCPTRYEWTLFDFALWTVGAQSVPIYPTSSADQVFWMLHDAEVSACMVEHEDHAMTIGSVIDRLPQLKRLWQLDAGAIAELVAEGAHIDDEVVHRHRRAVTPDSIATIIYTSGTTGRPKGCVITHANFMFETDTLIDRWEPVFHSRPGDEASTLLFLPLAHVFGRMVEVAAIRGRVKIGHQPVLQASALLPDLAAFRPTFILAVPYIFEKVFNAARRKAEAGGKTGPFDKAVEVAVKYAEALEHRAFGLGPGPSAGLRMQHQLFEKLVYGKVREAMGGRVRHAMSGGSAMNRRLGLFFEGAGVTVFEGYGLTESTAAATANPPERTRYGTVGQPIPGTTVHIAEDGEVWLHGDHIFSGYLGDPKSTDAVLHDGWLATGDLGALDEDGYLTITGRKKEILVTSGGKSVSPVGLEERVRGHPLVAQCIVVGNDRPYIAALVTVDQEAVDHWLSIQGKPPLPPAELVRNPELEMEIRRAVVAANTLVSKAESIRTFRILAHPFSEEHGLLTPSLKLKRKAIESAYAVEVDALYR, from the coding sequence ATGGCCGCGGCGCCTCAGGTCGGCGGGCTGGCCGACGCGGTCTTCGACCATGCCGAGGACGATCCCCAACGCGTCGCGCTCGGCCGCAAGGACGCGGCCGGCCAATGGCAGGAAGTGACCTCAGGCGAGTTCCGCGACGAGGTGCTGGCGCTCGCCAAGGGGCTGCTGGCGCACGGCGTCCGGTTCGGGGACCGTGTCGCGCTCATGTGTCCCACACGCTACGAGTGGACACTGTTCGACTTCGCGCTCTGGACGGTCGGGGCCCAGTCCGTGCCCATCTACCCCACCTCCTCCGCCGACCAGGTCTTCTGGATGCTGCACGACGCCGAGGTCTCGGCGTGCATGGTGGAGCACGAGGACCACGCCATGACCATCGGCTCGGTCATCGACCGGCTGCCGCAGCTGAAACGGCTGTGGCAGCTGGACGCGGGCGCGATCGCCGAACTGGTCGCGGAGGGCGCGCACATCGACGACGAGGTGGTGCACCGGCACCGGCGCGCGGTGACCCCGGACTCGATCGCCACCATCATCTACACCTCCGGGACCACCGGCCGCCCCAAGGGCTGTGTGATCACCCACGCCAACTTCATGTTCGAGACCGACACCCTGATCGACCGCTGGGAGCCGGTCTTCCACTCGCGGCCCGGCGACGAGGCCTCCACGCTGCTCTTCCTTCCGCTGGCACATGTCTTCGGGCGGATGGTCGAGGTCGCTGCGATCCGCGGCCGGGTCAAGATCGGGCACCAGCCGGTGCTCCAGGCGAGCGCCTTGCTGCCCGACCTCGCCGCGTTCCGGCCGACGTTCATCCTGGCCGTGCCGTACATCTTCGAGAAGGTCTTCAACGCGGCGCGCCGCAAGGCCGAGGCCGGCGGGAAGACGGGCCCCTTCGACAAGGCCGTGGAGGTCGCGGTGAAGTACGCGGAGGCCTTGGAACACCGTGCCTTCGGCCTCGGCCCCGGTCCTTCGGCCGGGCTGCGGATGCAGCACCAGCTCTTCGAGAAGCTCGTGTACGGCAAGGTCCGCGAGGCGATGGGCGGCCGGGTGCGGCACGCGATGTCCGGCGGCTCGGCCATGAACCGGCGGCTCGGCCTGTTCTTCGAGGGCGCGGGCGTCACCGTCTTCGAGGGGTACGGCCTCACGGAGTCGACCGCGGCGGCAACCGCGAACCCACCCGAGCGCACCCGGTACGGCACGGTCGGCCAGCCGATCCCCGGTACCACGGTGCACATCGCGGAGGACGGCGAGGTGTGGCTGCACGGCGACCACATCTTCTCCGGGTATCTGGGCGACCCGAAGTCCACCGACGCCGTGCTGCACGACGGCTGGCTGGCGACCGGGGACCTGGGAGCGCTCGACGAGGACGGCTATCTGACCATCACCGGGCGGAAAAAGGAGATCCTGGTGACCTCGGGCGGCAAGAGCGTCTCGCCAGTGGGTCTCGAGGAGCGGGTACGGGGCCATCCGCTGGTCGCGCAGTGCATCGTCGTCGGCAATGACCGGCCGTACATCGCGGCGCTGGTCACCGTCGACCAGGAGGCCGTCGACCACTGGCTCTCGATCCAGGGCAAGCCGCCGCTTCCGCCGGCCGAGCTGGTGCGGAACCCGGAGCTGGAGATGGAGATCCGCCGCGCGGTGGTGGCCGCCAACACCCTGGTGTCGAAGGCGGAGTCGATCCGTACGTTCCGGATTCTGGCGCATCCCTTCAGTGAGGAGCACGGGCTGCTCACCCCCTCGCTCAAATTGAAGCGGAAGGCGATCGAGTCGGCGTACGCGGTCGAGGTGGACGCTCTCTACCGCTGA
- a CDS encoding Lrp/AsnC family transcriptional regulator — translation MEFHVPDELDLQLLHALDIDGRASFSRIGAVLGVSDQTVARRFRRLRAEAGVRVVAVRDVQLLRQDTWMLRLRCTPDAADSLARALARRPDTAWIGLTSGGTEVVCMTRTRTRGEQDELILGKLPRTPSIVEIRAHQLLHRFFGGPSGWLAKSRALTRAQADALRPVIDEPRDPDGVTSITAEDEPLVTALERDGRATFAQLQQATGRSESALRRRLDQLLRSGALFVDVQFDTDVFGYATRALLWITAAPSALDSVGRALATHPEVAFAAATAGHCNLVAVIVCPDTAAIYRYLSERLGRLEGVQHVECAPVLRTVKQLTYEERR, via the coding sequence GTGGAATTCCACGTACCGGATGAACTCGACCTTCAGCTGCTGCATGCTCTGGACATCGACGGCCGGGCCTCGTTCAGCCGGATCGGTGCCGTCCTGGGAGTCTCCGACCAGACGGTCGCCCGCCGCTTCCGACGGCTGCGCGCCGAGGCCGGGGTACGTGTCGTGGCCGTCCGGGACGTCCAACTCCTGCGCCAGGACACCTGGATGCTGCGGCTGCGCTGCACGCCCGACGCCGCGGACTCCCTCGCCCGGGCGCTCGCCCGCCGCCCCGACACCGCCTGGATCGGCCTCACTTCGGGCGGTACGGAAGTGGTCTGCATGACCCGGACGCGTACCCGCGGGGAACAAGACGAACTGATCCTCGGCAAACTCCCGCGCACCCCGAGCATCGTCGAGATCCGCGCCCACCAGCTGCTGCACCGCTTCTTCGGCGGCCCCTCGGGCTGGCTGGCCAAGAGCCGCGCACTCACCCGGGCCCAGGCCGACGCCCTGCGCCCGGTCATCGACGAGCCGCGTGACCCGGACGGCGTCACCAGCATCACCGCCGAGGACGAACCGCTGGTCACCGCCCTCGAACGCGACGGGCGGGCCACCTTCGCGCAATTGCAGCAGGCCACCGGCCGCTCGGAGTCGGCCCTGCGCCGCCGTCTGGACCAACTCCTGCGCTCCGGGGCGCTGTTCGTCGATGTGCAGTTCGACACCGACGTGTTCGGCTACGCCACCCGCGCCCTCCTGTGGATCACGGCGGCGCCCTCCGCACTGGACTCCGTCGGCCGCGCCCTTGCCACCCACCCCGAGGTGGCCTTCGCCGCCGCGACGGCGGGCCACTGCAACCTGGTGGCGGTGATCGTCTGCCCCGACACCGCCGCCATCTACCGCTACTTGAGCGAGCGGCTCGGGCGGCTGGAGGGCGTACAGCACGTGGAGTGCGCGCCGGTGCTGCGGACGGTGAAGCAACTGACGTACGAGGAGCGCCGCTGA
- a CDS encoding MFS transporter — MRKWGPLVAVCLGTFMLLLDVTVVIVALPDMAGALDASLTDLQWVIDIYALVLAALLLGAGAAADVIGRRRMYVAGTALFALASLGCGLASGSASLIVMRGLQGVGAAAMFATTLSLLGAAYEGRERSFALGIWGAVSGAAAALGPVLGGVLTQSLDWRWIFFVNLPVSVAAIWLTVHAVEPTKGQGARRIDWAGTAAFALFAGALTYGVVRAGAEGWTSAGTGALFAVAVLALAVFVAVQRRAAQPLIDLSLFRRPSFLAVMAGGMAYNAAAFGVMPYTSIWLQTVLGMSPVQAGLALLPLAATAFVVAAVSGRLLHAAPHRLVIGGGLLLIGGGTLAQAVLDADSGWGSLAAGLAVSGVGVGLVSPGLGGAALASVPPQNAGMAGGAVNTFRQLGFALGVAVFGTIAAARMSASFREAGVGQADDAAHTLAGGGAQALRRTTAEEVLRAAFASGLNTAALVAGVTGLLAGLAVLVWVRTSPAPPAAPATTPATTPAGQVRTKRPATVERP, encoded by the coding sequence ATGCGCAAGTGGGGGCCGCTGGTAGCGGTCTGTCTGGGGACATTCATGCTGCTGCTCGATGTGACGGTGGTGATCGTCGCGCTGCCGGACATGGCGGGCGCGCTGGACGCCTCGCTCACCGATCTCCAGTGGGTGATCGACATCTATGCGCTGGTGCTGGCAGCGCTGCTGCTCGGTGCGGGAGCGGCCGCGGATGTGATCGGGCGCCGCCGGATGTACGTGGCGGGAACGGCGCTGTTCGCGCTGGCGTCGCTGGGCTGCGGACTGGCGTCCGGCTCCGCCTCGCTCATCGTGATGCGCGGCCTCCAGGGCGTCGGCGCGGCGGCGATGTTCGCCACCACGCTGTCGTTGCTGGGGGCTGCCTACGAAGGGCGGGAACGGTCCTTCGCGCTCGGGATATGGGGTGCGGTCAGCGGTGCCGCCGCTGCCCTCGGTCCTGTGCTGGGCGGGGTACTGACGCAGAGCCTGGACTGGCGGTGGATCTTCTTCGTCAATCTGCCGGTGAGCGTGGCGGCGATCTGGCTCACTGTGCACGCGGTGGAGCCCACGAAGGGGCAGGGCGCGCGGCGGATCGACTGGGCGGGTACGGCGGCGTTCGCACTGTTCGCCGGCGCGCTGACCTACGGAGTGGTACGAGCCGGCGCCGAGGGCTGGACCTCGGCAGGCACGGGAGCGCTGTTCGCCGTGGCCGTGCTCGCACTGGCCGTCTTCGTCGCGGTCCAGCGACGGGCGGCGCAGCCGCTGATCGATCTGTCGCTGTTCCGGCGGCCGTCGTTCCTGGCGGTGATGGCAGGGGGCATGGCGTACAACGCGGCCGCGTTCGGAGTGATGCCGTACACCTCGATCTGGCTGCAGACGGTTCTGGGCATGAGCCCGGTGCAGGCAGGGCTGGCGCTGCTGCCGCTGGCCGCCACGGCGTTCGTGGTGGCCGCGGTGTCCGGGCGGCTGCTGCACGCGGCGCCGCACCGGCTGGTGATCGGCGGCGGGCTGCTGCTCATCGGCGGCGGCACACTGGCGCAGGCGGTGCTGGACGCGGATTCGGGGTGGGGCTCCCTGGCCGCCGGCCTGGCAGTGTCGGGGGTCGGGGTGGGCCTGGTGTCGCCCGGTCTCGGGGGTGCGGCACTCGCCTCCGTACCGCCCCAGAACGCGGGCATGGCGGGTGGCGCGGTCAATACGTTCCGCCAGCTCGGGTTCGCGCTCGGGGTCGCCGTCTTCGGTACGATCGCGGCTGCGCGGATGTCCGCCTCGTTCCGTGAGGCGGGGGTGGGTCAGGCCGACGACGCGGCGCACACGCTCGCGGGCGGCGGCGCGCAGGCACTGCGCCGTACGACCGCGGAGGAGGTGCTGCGTGCCGCCTTCGCCTCCGGCCTGAACACCGCCGCACTCGTCGCCGGGGTCACCGGCCTGCTGGCCGGTCTGGCGGTGCTGGTGTGGGTGCGGACCTCACCCGCACCCCCGGCCGCACCCGCGACCACACCCGCGACCACACCCGCCGGGCAGGTACGGACCAAGCGCCCTGCGACCGTAGAGCGGCCGTGA